A window of Bacillus sp. DX3.1 genomic DNA:
TGTTGTTTAGATGAAAGGGTTGTATTATCTATTTCGGATAATGGCATAGGAGTAAATGAAGTAAGTCCTGGTTTTGGACTAATTAATATGAAAGAACGTATAGAAGAGCACGGTGGACTAATTCGATTTGAAAGTGAAAAAGAGAAAGGGTTTCGATTAAAGACCGAGTTCCCACTTAGAGAAAAGATGTGGATAATAGGAGGAACGGTATGATTCGAATTATGATTGTAGATGATCAATCACTTGTTCGGGACGGTTTAGCAATGTTATTAAATTTACGTCCAGAGCTTGAAGTGGTAGGAACTGCTGCCGATGGGAAAGTAGCTGTACAAAAAGCGGAACAATTACGACCGGAAATCATTTTAATGGATATTCGAATGCCACATACAAATGGCGTAGAGGGAACTCGGTTAATAAGAGAAAGATTTTCGGATATAAAAGTACTTATGCTGACTACATTTAATGATAGCGAACTTATTTTTGAGGCATTGGAGCAAGGGGCTAGCGGTTATTTATTGAAAGATATGGAGACCGACGCTATTGTACAGGCGATATTGACGGTTCATGCAGGAGGAGTGGTGCTTCCGCAAGATATAACGGCGCAAATTGTGAAAGAGTTAAAGCGAACAAAAGCAGGCGGTATGTTAGAGCAGGCTCCGCCAAAGCAAATAGAGCAATTAACAGAGCGTGAAGCGGAAGTATTACGAGAACTTGGATTTGGATTAAATAATAAAGAAATTTCCCGGAAATTATTTATTACAGAGGGCACAGTAAAAAATCACGTTTCAAATGTAATTAGTAAGTTAGAGCTGAGAGATCGAACGCAAGCAGCCATTTTTGCTGTACGATACGGTGTAACAGCTTACACATGACTTTTGGCATAGATGAGTATGAAGAAGCGGCAGAGAATGCTGCTTTTTTTATTATGCATTTCTATCTTAAGAGAGATGGAAGGAAGAGGAAATTCTTTTACAATGATGTTGAAGATTACTTTAAAGGGGTTGAATCGACATGTTAGTCGTAGATCATATTACAAAATCATTTGGGAAAAAGGAAGTTGTAAAAAATGTATCTT
This region includes:
- a CDS encoding response regulator transcription factor, producing the protein MIRIMIVDDQSLVRDGLAMLLNLRPELEVVGTAADGKVAVQKAEQLRPEIILMDIRMPHTNGVEGTRLIRERFSDIKVLMLTTFNDSELIFEALEQGASGYLLKDMETDAIVQAILTVHAGGVVLPQDITAQIVKELKRTKAGGMLEQAPPKQIEQLTEREAEVLRELGFGLNNKEISRKLFITEGTVKNHVSNVISKLELRDRTQAAIFAVRYGVTAYT